A part of Corynebacterium afermentans subsp. lipophilum genomic DNA contains:
- the cobA gene encoding uroporphyrinogen-III C-methyltransferase, translating into MTTGHITLVGGGPGAWDLLTLRGLRALEAADVILADHLGPAAELESFLDLTGKEVVGVAKLPYAKQVAQERINEMLVAYGRTGKHVVRLKGGDPYVFGRGFEELQACAAAGLECSVVPGVTSAVSVPAAASVPVTQRGVTHAFTVVSGHLPPGHEKSLVDWGALARVGGTIVVVMGVRNVRAITTALVEAGLDGATPAAVIQEGETDAQRVYFATAASLADVMEAEGVAAPAVYVVGEVAGLAHAG; encoded by the coding sequence ATGACTACCGGCCACATCACACTCGTAGGCGGCGGCCCAGGCGCGTGGGACCTGCTGACTCTCCGCGGACTGCGCGCACTCGAGGCTGCCGACGTCATCCTCGCCGACCACCTCGGCCCCGCCGCTGAGCTGGAGAGCTTTTTGGACTTAACCGGCAAGGAAGTCGTGGGCGTAGCCAAGCTGCCGTACGCGAAGCAGGTGGCGCAGGAGCGCATCAACGAGATGCTGGTTGCCTATGGACGCACCGGCAAGCATGTCGTACGGCTCAAAGGCGGCGACCCGTACGTGTTCGGGCGCGGCTTCGAGGAGCTGCAAGCGTGCGCTGCCGCTGGGCTGGAGTGCTCGGTGGTGCCGGGCGTGACATCGGCGGTGTCGGTGCCGGCCGCCGCTTCGGTGCCGGTGACCCAGCGCGGAGTCACGCACGCGTTCACGGTGGTATCCGGGCACCTGCCGCCGGGACACGAGAAGTCGCTGGTGGACTGGGGCGCGCTGGCTCGCGTCGGCGGCACGATCGTGGTGGTGATGGGCGTGCGCAACGTGCGCGCAATCACGACGGCGCTGGTGGAGGCCGGTTTGGATGGTGCGACGCCCGCCGCCGTGATCCAGGAGGGCGAGACGGACGCGCAGCGGGTGTACTTCGCCACCGCGGCGAGCTTGGCCGACGTGATGGAGGCCGAGGGCGTCGCGGCGCCGGCCGTGTACGTGGTGGGGGAGGTCGCAGGCCTTGCGCACGCTGGATAG
- a CDS encoding Txe/YoeB family addiction module toxin — protein MRLVWTADAWDDYLYWQTNDKKTLKRVNQLLRDTLRAPFDGIGKPEPLKYGADGAWSRRITQEHRLVYMVADGDLVILQARYHY, from the coding sequence ATGCGGTTGGTGTGGACCGCTGATGCGTGGGACGACTACCTGTATTGGCAAACCAACGATAAGAAGACACTCAAGCGTGTAAATCAACTGCTCCGTGACACGCTTCGCGCACCGTTTGATGGGATTGGCAAGCCTGAACCGCTGAAATATGGCGCTGACGGTGCGTGGTCAAGGCGCATCACTCAGGAACACCGCCTGGTGTACATGGTTGCGGATGGGGATCTCGTGATCCTCCAGGCGCGGTACCACTACTAG
- a CDS encoding alpha/beta hydrolase, whose protein sequence is MSDTTHQLDWQPDPLGDGFEQVVLPQGKDPDSRTRVDAVLVRDKRALQSKSPQKPAVLWVHGMSDYFFQSHVADEFTRHGYPFYALDLRRCGRALRKGQRAHFALAMSRYFPELTQTLEILAAEHGSVVVLAHSTGGLIVPLWADHLRREQPAEHQKLAGMILNSPWLDMQFPKWQVAALKPVLNVFGTIFPSLPLLQRGEGTYGKSIHKDFHGEWEFNTQWKPIDGHRKYLGWIRAVIKGQEQIHAGDVDTGVPTLTLCSSHSYLGEEYSPAADTADTVLDVDQIQRWAPTLSDNADLQVIDGARHDVFLSERHAREAAFKAVFGWLDGQEFAQ, encoded by the coding sequence ATGAGTGACACCACGCATCAGCTTGATTGGCAACCCGACCCGCTCGGCGACGGATTCGAGCAGGTAGTTCTCCCCCAGGGAAAGGACCCGGATAGTCGAACTCGCGTGGATGCGGTGCTGGTGCGGGACAAGCGCGCGTTGCAAAGCAAAAGCCCCCAAAAGCCCGCGGTGCTGTGGGTGCACGGCATGTCCGACTACTTTTTCCAGTCCCACGTCGCCGACGAGTTCACCCGGCACGGGTACCCGTTTTACGCGCTGGACCTGCGGCGTTGCGGGCGCGCACTGAGGAAGGGTCAGCGCGCCCACTTCGCCCTTGCCATGAGCCGGTATTTCCCCGAGCTCACCCAGACGCTGGAGATCCTCGCCGCGGAGCACGGCTCGGTGGTGGTGCTGGCGCATTCCACCGGCGGGCTGATTGTGCCGCTGTGGGCGGACCACCTGCGCCGCGAGCAGCCTGCCGAGCATCAAAAGCTCGCCGGCATGATCTTGAACAGCCCGTGGTTGGACATGCAGTTTCCGAAGTGGCAGGTGGCCGCGCTCAAACCGGTGTTGAATGTCTTCGGCACGATCTTCCCGTCGCTGCCGCTGCTGCAGCGCGGCGAGGGCACCTACGGAAAGTCCATCCACAAGGACTTCCACGGCGAGTGGGAATTCAATACGCAGTGGAAGCCGATCGACGGGCACCGCAAGTACTTGGGCTGGATCCGGGCGGTGATTAAGGGGCAGGAACAGATCCACGCCGGGGACGTTGACACTGGTGTGCCGACGCTGACGCTGTGTTCTTCGCATTCCTATCTCGGCGAGGAGTACTCCCCCGCTGCCGACACTGCTGACACGGTGCTGGATGTCGACCAGATTCAGCGCTGGGCGCCAACGCTCTCTGACAACGCAGACCTGCAGGTCATCGATGGCGCCCGGCACGACGTGTTCCTGTCCGAGCGCCACGCCCGCGAGGCCGCATTCAAGGCCGTATTCGGGTGGCTCGACGGCCAGGAATTCGCCCAGTAA
- a CDS encoding type II toxin-antitoxin system Phd/YefM family antitoxin has protein sequence MSISASEARRTLYPLIERVNTDRDAVEIVSRHGNAVLMAAEDYEAWVETAYLFKSRENARRLARSYDDALNGKFAEHDIDLDG, from the coding sequence ATGTCAATCAGCGCATCTGAGGCACGACGAACGCTGTACCCGCTCATTGAACGGGTGAATACAGACCGTGACGCGGTTGAGATTGTCTCTCGTCACGGGAACGCCGTTTTGATGGCTGCGGAAGATTACGAGGCATGGGTAGAAACGGCGTACCTGTTCAAGTCTCGAGAGAATGCGCGCCGACTCGCACGGTCCTATGACGACGCGCTCAACGGAAAGTTTGCTGAACACGACATCGATCTGGACGGGTAA
- the mqo gene encoding malate dehydrogenase (quinone) has translation MSDNGGKKYADEVDILHVGAGIMSATLCSMLHELEPDWSQMIFERLDGPAEESSYPFNNAGTGHSALCELNYTPEKKGRIDVSKAMNINEKFQLSRQFWSYQVENGVLTDPRAFINPVPHVSFAQGEDQINYLRKRYDKLSANHMFPNMQFADDRETFAEKLPLMSQGRDFDAEPVAISWTDVGTDINYGSLTGQFLDAAKRNGTEIRYGREVTNIKREGNFWKVTVKNVHTGDKQVVRARFVFVGAGGYALDLLRKAGVPEVHGYAGFPISGMWLKTDNQELVQQHKAKVYGKAKVGAPPMSVPHLDLRVVDGKESLLFGPYGGWSPKFLKEGSYLDLFKSIRPDNIPSYLGVAATNIGLVKYLVQEVFRDFDGKVDMLHEYYPAADGKDWEVVVAGQRVQVIKPAAAPRFGTLEFGTALVNDQNGTIAGVLGASPGASITPAAMIELLERCFGEHMIDWGDKLHEMFPTYGKSLKRDEATYDEQWAWTQKTLGLDTDENTL, from the coding sequence ATGTCTGACAACGGTGGTAAGAAGTACGCGGACGAGGTGGACATCCTGCACGTCGGCGCCGGCATCATGAGCGCCACACTGTGCTCGATGCTGCACGAGCTGGAACCCGACTGGTCCCAGATGATCTTCGAGCGGCTCGACGGTCCTGCCGAGGAGTCCTCCTACCCCTTCAACAACGCTGGCACCGGCCACTCCGCGCTGTGCGAGCTGAACTACACGCCTGAGAAAAAGGGCCGCATTGATGTCTCCAAGGCGATGAACATCAACGAGAAGTTCCAGCTGTCACGCCAGTTCTGGTCCTACCAGGTGGAAAACGGTGTGCTGACGGATCCGCGCGCCTTCATCAACCCCGTGCCGCACGTGTCCTTCGCACAGGGCGAAGACCAGATCAACTACCTGCGCAAGCGCTACGACAAACTCTCCGCAAACCACATGTTCCCCAACATGCAGTTCGCGGATGACCGCGAAACCTTCGCGGAGAAGCTGCCGCTGATGTCCCAGGGCCGCGACTTCGACGCCGAGCCGGTGGCCATCTCCTGGACCGACGTGGGCACCGACATCAACTACGGTTCCCTGACCGGGCAGTTCCTCGACGCCGCGAAGCGCAACGGAACCGAGATCCGCTACGGCCGCGAAGTGACCAACATCAAGCGTGAGGGCAACTTCTGGAAGGTCACGGTCAAAAACGTCCACACCGGCGACAAGCAGGTCGTGCGCGCCCGCTTCGTCTTCGTCGGCGCCGGCGGCTACGCCCTGGACCTGCTGCGCAAGGCAGGTGTGCCCGAGGTGCACGGCTACGCCGGCTTCCCGATCTCCGGCATGTGGCTCAAGACCGACAACCAGGAACTGGTGCAGCAGCACAAGGCCAAGGTCTACGGCAAGGCCAAGGTCGGCGCCCCGCCGATGTCCGTGCCGCACCTGGACCTGCGCGTGGTCGACGGCAAGGAATCTCTCCTGTTCGGCCCCTACGGCGGCTGGAGCCCGAAGTTCCTCAAGGAAGGCTCCTACCTGGACCTGTTCAAGTCCATCCGCCCGGACAACATCCCGTCCTACCTCGGCGTGGCCGCCACCAACATCGGCCTGGTGAAGTACCTGGTGCAGGAAGTCTTCCGCGACTTCGACGGTAAGGTGGACATGCTGCACGAGTACTACCCGGCAGCAGACGGCAAGGACTGGGAGGTCGTAGTCGCCGGCCAGCGCGTGCAGGTGATCAAGCCGGCCGCCGCCCCGCGCTTCGGCACCCTGGAGTTCGGCACCGCCCTGGTCAACGACCAGAACGGCACCATCGCCGGCGTGCTCGGCGCATCCCCGGGTGCGTCCATCACCCCGGCCGCCATGATCGAGCTTTTGGAGCGCTGCTTCGGCGAGCACATGATCGACTGGGGCGACAAGCTCCACGAAATGTTCCCCACCTACGGCAAGTCCCTCAAGCGCGACGAGGCCACCTACGACGAACAGTGGGCGTGGACCCAGAAGACGCTGGGGCTGGACACGGACGAAAACACCCTGTAG
- a CDS encoding class I SAM-dependent methyltransferase: MTGSSSQGLGEGDRQAVLICHDPTLDLTRAAVATGAPVLFLDSDFARSQEASAMGAEIAGDVRLDEFLTGATGSAVAVGEMPKSLARLDYLARSIAGAGFDDVRVALGANNKHLARSMNTVLGESFTGVAASLGRGKFRCLVASGPREVVYEPLLGDGLVAVGGVFSGAKPDRGGELLRSCLPAETGRLLDLGCGNGSVTRGMGGVATDADADAVLSARAIGLEATWDDAGSRLPDASFDTIALNPPFHDGTTVDATLVQHLLDASVRLLAPGGALYVVHNSHLRYRGEVERRFASVEQIARDTTFTVLRARK, from the coding sequence ATGACAGGATCTAGTTCCCAGGGTCTGGGGGAGGGGGACCGCCAGGCGGTGCTCATCTGCCACGACCCGACGCTGGATCTCACCCGCGCGGCGGTGGCGACGGGCGCGCCGGTGCTATTTCTGGACTCGGACTTCGCGCGTAGCCAGGAGGCGTCGGCAATGGGCGCCGAGATCGCGGGTGATGTGCGGCTCGACGAGTTCTTGACCGGCGCAACCGGTTCCGCGGTCGCGGTCGGGGAGATGCCCAAGTCGCTCGCCCGGCTCGACTATCTGGCGCGTTCCATCGCGGGCGCGGGTTTCGACGACGTGCGGGTCGCACTCGGCGCGAACAACAAGCACCTCGCACGCAGCATGAACACGGTGCTTGGCGAATCATTCACCGGCGTTGCAGCCTCGCTTGGCCGCGGCAAGTTCCGTTGCCTTGTCGCCTCCGGCCCACGGGAGGTGGTCTATGAGCCATTGCTTGGCGACGGCCTGGTCGCCGTCGGCGGTGTCTTCTCCGGCGCGAAGCCGGACAGGGGCGGGGAGCTGCTTCGCTCCTGCCTGCCCGCCGAGACTGGTCGCCTGCTCGATCTGGGCTGCGGCAACGGCTCGGTCACCCGGGGGATGGGCGGCGTGGCCACGGACGCCGACGCGGACGCGGTGCTCTCCGCGCGCGCTATCGGGTTGGAGGCGACGTGGGACGACGCCGGCTCACGCTTGCCGGATGCGTCCTTCGACACGATCGCGCTGAACCCGCCGTTCCACGACGGCACCACCGTCGACGCCACCCTCGTGCAGCACCTCCTCGACGCCTCCGTGCGCCTACTCGCACCCGGCGGTGCGCTGTATGTGGTGCACAACTCCCACCTGCGTTACCGCGGCGAGGTGGAGCGTAGATTCGCATCCGTGGAGCAGATCGCGCGGGATACAACCTTCACGGTGCTCCGGGCTAGAAAGTAA
- a CDS encoding penicillin-binding transpeptidase domain-containing protein, which translates to MLRRRVAGVAVVALAASISSCTPRPNDAEPAASDFLSALEKREVNSSLIDDASAAETSLNDTWGGLQAEGLNASLIDVTQDDNLATATYELRWDLPGERDLTYQAQMTLTQSGNEWNVRWQPSVLHPRLGANQHLELRAVAPSQASVVSSDGVELLKPGTAYRVLVDTEEMRSVGAAAAGISAALAKAHEVDRGVPLRDEEEVAKELQDASGTYSIAVVPAPAKDAFEAALAGEPGVRLNEEAAMVNAQPEFAPDIMARVGELVRDDLQGDTGWSVDVVNENGASYEEIKRQDAAPAPAVHISLDHRIQRAAEMALEPVAGQQAMIVAIRPSTGGILAIAQTPAADAGGNLATMGQYPPGSTFKVLTAFAGLTKQGLIPGSPVPCPGTMNIYGRTVTNYAGFGMGTVPLETAFARSCNTTFADISTKLAPGELQDIGKQFGLGLDMEIPGVETITGSIPEGVEPLDRTEAGYGQGLDLASPFGMALVSAAAARGSLPVPYLVEGEETKLSGEAPPMDPQAAEELRQMMAAVTGPGGTASAFTAGGDIRGKTGEAEINGGSHSWFTGYRADDDIAFATLVVLGGGSEAAVALSDRMLLNLDAPAE; encoded by the coding sequence ATGCTGCGTCGCCGTGTCGCGGGGGTTGCGGTGGTGGCGCTGGCGGCGTCGATAAGCAGTTGCACCCCGCGCCCCAACGACGCCGAACCCGCCGCCTCCGATTTTCTCAGCGCGCTGGAGAAGCGCGAGGTGAACTCTTCGCTTATCGACGATGCCTCCGCCGCCGAAACCTCCCTGAACGACACGTGGGGTGGGCTGCAGGCGGAGGGCTTGAACGCCTCGCTTATCGACGTCACCCAGGACGACAACCTGGCCACAGCCACGTACGAGCTGCGCTGGGACCTGCCTGGAGAGCGGGATCTGACGTACCAGGCGCAGATGACGCTGACGCAGAGCGGCAACGAATGGAACGTGCGCTGGCAGCCGTCTGTGCTGCACCCGCGGCTGGGCGCGAACCAGCACTTGGAGCTGCGCGCAGTGGCGCCGTCGCAGGCGAGCGTGGTCTCCTCCGACGGGGTGGAGCTGCTCAAGCCCGGCACCGCGTACCGCGTGCTGGTGGACACGGAGGAAATGCGCAGCGTCGGGGCAGCGGCCGCCGGTATCAGCGCAGCACTTGCGAAAGCCCACGAGGTGGATCGCGGCGTGCCCCTGCGTGACGAGGAGGAGGTAGCTAAGGAGCTACAGGACGCCTCCGGCACATACTCCATTGCGGTGGTGCCTGCGCCCGCCAAAGACGCGTTCGAGGCTGCACTGGCCGGTGAGCCCGGCGTGCGGCTCAACGAGGAGGCCGCGATGGTCAATGCGCAACCGGAGTTTGCGCCCGACATCATGGCGCGCGTGGGCGAGCTGGTGCGCGACGACCTGCAGGGCGATACCGGCTGGAGCGTCGACGTGGTCAACGAAAACGGCGCCTCCTACGAGGAGATCAAACGCCAGGACGCCGCACCGGCTCCGGCGGTGCACATCAGCCTGGATCACCGCATCCAGCGCGCCGCGGAGATGGCCTTGGAGCCTGTTGCCGGCCAGCAGGCCATGATCGTGGCCATTCGGCCGTCCACAGGCGGAATCCTGGCCATTGCGCAGACACCGGCCGCGGACGCCGGCGGCAACCTGGCGACGATGGGCCAGTACCCGCCGGGCTCGACGTTTAAGGTCCTCACCGCCTTTGCCGGGCTGACAAAACAGGGGCTTATCCCTGGTTCGCCGGTGCCGTGTCCCGGCACGATGAACATCTACGGACGTACCGTCACCAACTACGCGGGCTTCGGTATGGGCACCGTGCCGTTGGAGACCGCGTTCGCGCGCTCGTGCAACACCACGTTCGCGGACATATCCACGAAACTGGCGCCCGGCGAGTTGCAGGACATTGGCAAGCAGTTCGGTTTGGGCTTGGACATGGAAATCCCCGGTGTGGAGACCATCACCGGTTCCATCCCGGAGGGCGTGGAGCCGCTGGACCGCACGGAGGCCGGCTACGGCCAGGGCCTCGATCTGGCTAGTCCGTTCGGAATGGCGCTGGTGTCCGCAGCTGCCGCGCGCGGCTCGTTGCCTGTGCCGTACCTGGTGGAGGGTGAGGAGACGAAGCTGAGCGGCGAAGCCCCGCCGATGGACCCACAGGCGGCCGAGGAGCTGCGCCAGATGATGGCTGCGGTCACCGGACCTGGCGGCACGGCGAGCGCGTTCACCGCGGGCGGCGATATCCGCGGCAAGACCGGCGAGGCCGAGATCAACGGCGGCTCCCATTCCTGGTTCACCGGCTACCGGGCCGACGATGACATCGCCTTCGCCACCCTGGTGGTGCTCGGCGGCGGTTCTGAGGCCGCTGTGGCACTGTCGGACCGGATGCTGCTGAACCTGGACGCTCCGGCCGAGTAA
- a CDS encoding protein adenylyltransferase SelO family protein — protein sequence MNHPQLAHTLAEALPEFAHAEPGTKFENPQLVALNEPLAEELGLDVAWLKSDDGLRFLSGASGGHAMAYAAHQFGQFVPLLGDGRALLLGDTAGYEIQLKGSGLTTFSRPGTDGVGAIGPMLREHLVSTFMHAVGVPTTRSLAVLSTGGTVIRQNGAVPGGIVVRVAKSHLRVGTVQYAATQSEELTRKVVEAAGFDTAEEMLRTVTRRQFDLVAHWMRLGFVHGVMNTDNVALSGETIDYGPCAFTERFDGSASFSSIDRQRRYAFGNQPNIIAWNMARLAEALYPLLGADKVDEYVKSVQPAWDEAWAKWIGSDHDGLNAAADITTYNREHGINGEPGPIFIPRNQMLQEAIDAAELRGDYAPYNELLAAVSDPYNEKAGPEWMARPEGQLPFVTFCGT from the coding sequence ATGAATCACCCCCAGCTCGCCCACACGCTCGCCGAGGCCCTGCCGGAGTTCGCGCACGCAGAGCCCGGCACGAAGTTTGAGAACCCGCAGCTTGTCGCGCTGAACGAGCCGCTTGCAGAGGAACTCGGGCTCGATGTCGCATGGCTCAAGTCTGACGACGGCCTGAGGTTTCTCTCCGGCGCCTCCGGCGGCCACGCCATGGCGTACGCGGCGCATCAGTTCGGTCAGTTCGTGCCATTGCTTGGCGACGGCCGCGCCCTCCTCCTCGGCGACACCGCCGGATATGAGATCCAGCTCAAGGGCTCGGGCCTGACTACGTTTTCGCGCCCGGGCACGGACGGGGTGGGGGCGATCGGGCCGATGCTGCGCGAACACCTCGTCTCCACGTTCATGCATGCGGTCGGCGTGCCCACCACCCGCTCGCTTGCGGTGCTGTCCACCGGCGGCACCGTGATCCGCCAAAACGGCGCGGTCCCGGGCGGCATCGTGGTGCGAGTGGCCAAGAGCCACCTGCGCGTGGGCACGGTGCAATACGCCGCGACACAGTCGGAGGAGCTGACGCGGAAGGTGGTCGAGGCCGCAGGCTTCGACACCGCCGAGGAGATGCTGCGCACCGTCACCCGCCGCCAGTTCGACCTGGTGGCGCACTGGATGCGCCTGGGCTTCGTCCACGGGGTGATGAACACCGACAACGTGGCGCTGTCGGGCGAGACCATCGACTACGGGCCATGCGCGTTCACCGAGCGTTTCGACGGCTCCGCGAGCTTCTCCTCCATCGACCGGCAGCGGCGCTACGCGTTTGGCAACCAGCCCAACATCATCGCCTGGAACATGGCGCGGCTGGCGGAGGCGCTCTATCCCCTCCTCGGCGCGGACAAGGTCGACGAGTACGTCAAATCCGTCCAACCAGCCTGGGACGAGGCGTGGGCGAAGTGGATCGGAAGCGACCACGACGGTCTCAACGCCGCCGCCGACATCACCACCTACAACCGCGAACACGGCATCAACGGTGAGCCCGGCCCCATCTTCATCCCCCGCAACCAGATGCTGCAGGAGGCTATCGACGCCGCCGAACTCCGCGGCGACTACGCCCCGTACAACGAGCTGCTCGCCGCGGTGAGCGACCCGTACAACGAAAAAGCCGGGCCCGAATGGATGGCCCGGCCTGAAGGGCAGCTGCCCTTTGTCACCTTCTGCGGCACATAA
- the mtr gene encoding mycothione reductase: MPAHRSDLQDATHYDLIIVGTGSGNSILTPDFDDKNVAIVEKGAFGGTCLNVGCIPTKMYVLAAEQAYAAREAGKLGIDLEYKGADWPGIVERVFDNRIDLIAKGGEDYRRNGCSNVTVYDVEARFVGPKTLLTGRGGTEELITADTVILAAGARPFIPEWAHDVTFHTNDDIMRLERQPESLTIVGGGFIAMEFAHVFDALGTEVTIISRSQLLRQLDQDLAEPFNKLADERYTVHIGRTVTSASEDSDGVTLTLDDGTTVTSEALLIATGRIPNSDTLDVTAAEIETHEDGRVAVDEFGRTTADGVWALGDLSSPYQLKHVANAEQRAVTHNVLKTWAGEDDSTMVPMPHDHVPSAIFTHPQIATVGMTEQEAVDAGFDVTVKLQNYGDVAYGWGLEDSTGVVKLVADRQSGQLLGAHYMGPQASTLIQQMVTVLAYELDLRDFPRSQYWIHPSLAEVTENAILGLDLTFKEV, from the coding sequence ATGCCCGCTCACAGAAGCGATTTGCAGGACGCCACACACTACGACCTGATCATTGTGGGGACGGGTTCAGGAAACTCCATTCTCACTCCTGACTTCGACGACAAAAACGTCGCGATTGTGGAGAAAGGCGCGTTCGGGGGCACATGCCTCAACGTCGGCTGCATCCCCACCAAGATGTACGTACTTGCCGCAGAGCAGGCGTACGCGGCGCGCGAGGCCGGAAAGCTCGGCATTGATCTGGAGTACAAGGGCGCAGACTGGCCCGGCATTGTCGAGCGCGTCTTTGACAACCGCATCGACCTGATCGCCAAGGGCGGTGAGGATTACCGCCGCAACGGCTGCTCCAACGTCACGGTCTACGACGTGGAAGCGCGCTTCGTCGGCCCCAAGACGCTATTGACCGGCCGCGGCGGGACCGAAGAGCTCATCACCGCCGACACGGTGATCCTTGCCGCCGGCGCCCGCCCGTTCATTCCGGAATGGGCACACGATGTCACATTCCACACCAACGACGACATCATGCGCCTCGAGCGCCAGCCGGAGTCGCTGACCATCGTCGGCGGCGGGTTCATCGCGATGGAGTTCGCGCACGTTTTTGATGCCCTGGGCACCGAGGTAACCATCATCAGCCGCTCACAGTTGCTGCGGCAGCTGGACCAGGACCTCGCGGAGCCGTTCAACAAACTCGCCGACGAGCGCTACACGGTCCACATTGGCCGCACGGTCACTTCCGCTTCCGAGGACAGCGACGGTGTCACGCTCACGCTCGACGACGGCACCACGGTCACCTCCGAAGCCCTCCTGATCGCCACGGGCCGTATCCCCAACAGCGACACCCTCGACGTCACCGCTGCCGAGATCGAAACGCACGAAGACGGACGCGTCGCCGTCGACGAGTTCGGCCGCACCACCGCGGACGGAGTGTGGGCGCTCGGCGACCTGTCTTCGCCATATCAGCTCAAGCACGTGGCCAACGCGGAGCAGCGCGCCGTGACACACAACGTGCTCAAGACGTGGGCAGGTGAAGACGATTCCACGATGGTGCCGATGCCGCACGATCACGTCCCGTCGGCGATCTTCACCCACCCGCAGATCGCGACGGTGGGGATGACCGAGCAAGAAGCTGTGGACGCGGGCTTCGACGTCACGGTGAAGCTGCAAAACTACGGCGACGTGGCATACGGCTGGGGCCTGGAGGACTCCACCGGCGTGGTGAAGCTGGTGGCCGACCGCCAAAGCGGCCAGCTTTTGGGGGCTCACTACATGGGCCCACAGGCATCCACCTTGATCCAGCAAATGGTTACCGTGCTCGCATATGAGCTGGATTTGAGGGACTTCCCGCGGTCTCAGTACTGGATCCACCCGTCGCTGGCAGAGGTGACCGAAAACGCGATCCTCGGCCTCGACCTGACGTTCAAAGAAGTCTAA
- the map gene encoding type I methionyl aminopeptidase, translating to MNNRGLLTPGKPTPERKVPKTIERPEYAWKDEVQENVGEPLIQTAETIEAMREASKIAANALALAGAAVAPGKTTDEIDGIVHDYLVEHGAYPSTLGYRGYPKSCCISLNEIVCHGIPDTTVIQEGDIVNIDVTAFKSGVHGDTNATFFAGEVAQEHKDLVDRTYQATMRGIKAAKPGRQINVIGRVIESYAKRFGYNVVTDFTGHGVGTTFHNGLVVLHYDSDAYTDILEPGMTLTIEPMINLGELPYRVWDDGWTVQNVDGEYTAQFEHTIVITDDGNEILTIPDADVATGQHMLGE from the coding sequence ATGAATAACCGAGGCCTACTCACCCCAGGAAAACCCACCCCAGAGCGCAAGGTGCCAAAGACCATTGAGCGCCCCGAGTACGCATGGAAGGACGAGGTCCAGGAGAACGTCGGCGAGCCGTTGATCCAGACCGCTGAGACCATCGAGGCGATGCGTGAGGCCTCGAAGATCGCGGCGAACGCGCTCGCCCTCGCTGGCGCCGCTGTGGCCCCGGGCAAAACCACCGATGAGATCGACGGAATCGTCCACGACTACTTGGTGGAGCACGGTGCCTACCCGTCGACGCTGGGCTACCGCGGGTACCCGAAGTCCTGCTGCATCTCCCTGAACGAAATTGTCTGCCACGGCATCCCTGACACCACGGTGATCCAGGAAGGCGACATCGTCAACATCGACGTCACCGCCTTCAAGAGTGGCGTGCACGGCGACACCAACGCCACGTTCTTCGCCGGCGAAGTGGCGCAGGAGCACAAGGACTTGGTGGATAGGACCTACCAGGCGACGATGCGCGGCATCAAGGCGGCGAAGCCCGGCCGCCAGATCAACGTGATCGGCCGCGTGATCGAGTCCTACGCCAAGCGCTTCGGCTACAACGTGGTCACGGACTTCACCGGCCACGGTGTGGGAACCACCTTCCACAACGGCCTGGTGGTGCTGCACTACGATTCCGACGCCTACACGGACATCCTCGAGCCCGGTATGACGCTCACCATCGAGCCCATGATCAACCTCGGCGAGCTGCCGTACCGCGTGTGGGACGACGGCTGGACGGTGCAAAACGTCGACGGGGAGTACACCGCCCAGTTCGAGCACACCATCGTGATCACCGACGACGGCAATGAGATCCTCACCATCCCGGACGCGGACGTCGCCACCGGGCAGCACATGCTGGGGGAGTAG